The sequence ACAACCTCCCGCTTGTCTACCAGTGCCGTCTGCCGCTGTCCGCGCGCACCGTCAACCACCTCGCCGACCTGATACGGCGCCATCTGAAGACGATTCGCTCCAGGTGGCGGATCCTGCCGCCCGGGAAGATCGCGGTAATCGTCCTGGCCGTACTGCGTCACGACCAGCGCCTGGCCGACATGGCCGGCGGAAACGGCGTGTCCGAGTCCACCGTCCGCCGCTGGCACGACGAGCTGACCGGACTGCTCGCCGCCCAGGCCCCGCGCCTGGACCGTGTCCTGAAGAAGGTCGACAAGCAGGGCGGGGAGCTGGTCCTGATCGACGGCACCCTCATCCGCACCCAGCGCCGCACAGGCAGCGCCGACCGACGGAACTACTCCGGCAAACACCGAACTCACGGCCTGCACTTCCTCGCCCTGACCGACGAGTACGGGCGCCTGATCTGGATATCCGCCGCCCGGCCCGGCCGCACCCACGACAACACCGCCGCCCGCCACGACCACATCCTGCCCCACCTGCGCGCCGCCGGCCTCGGGGCCCTGGCCGACCTCGGCTTCCGCGGCCTGGACAACGACATCCTCGACCCCGTGATCGTCACCGGCTACGCCGCCAGCCGCACCCACAAACTCACCCCAGGCGAGAAAGAAGCCAACTGCGTCCTCGCAGTCGGACGCGCGCCGGTAGAGCACGGCTTCGCCCACCTCAAGAACTGGCGGATCCTCACCAAGCTCCGCACCGACCCCGCCCGCGCCACCCAGCTCCTGCGAGCCCTGCTCGTCCTGACGAACCTCGAAGTCAACCGCTGACGGATGATCTTCGCTGTGGACTTTCCCCGACGACCAGCATGAGCGCCCCGAGGACCGGTCACACCAGCCCTTTGACCTGCAACTTCAAGTTGGCGGAGGCTCACTGCAGGGGTGTGCCGGGCGTTGTCTAACCGTGCACGTCGGGCCGGCTGCCGCGTGCCGACCGTCTGCCCCCGCTCCCGTCCCTCTCCCACTCCTTGTTCCGGTTCTTGTTCCGGCGGGGTGGGGTGTGCTCGGCGGGGTCGTGGTGGTGGGGTTGGGTTCAGGGTGTTTGGTCGGGGTCGCAGGTGGCTCGGCGTAGTCCGATGGTGCGGAGGGCTCGCATGAGGCCTTCTTCGTCGCCGGCGCGGACGTGGTGGACGGCTCCGTCGGTGGTGATGCCGGCGAGGTCGTCGGGGGGCGTGTCCGTTCTGGTGCGGAGTACGACTCCGCTGGGTGGGTCCAGGGCTCGTACGCCGTGGAAGACATCGAGTGCGGTCGGGTCCTCGCGCAGGTTTCCGGGGAGTGTGAGGATGGTGATGTCGGGGAGCAGGACGCGGGCGTGGGCCAGGGCGATGTCGGGTGTGTGGGCATGGGAGATGACCCGGAAGTGGGGGTTGCGTTGGATCCGCGACCGCAGCAGTTCCAGTTCCGCGCCTTCCAGCACGCCGACCAGCAGGACTGTCATCACAGTTCCTCATCCTCCGTCGTCGTGGTGGGTGCGTCGAGCGGGGCGCGGCAGGGCGGTGGCGGGCGTGCCGTCGGCTCCGGGTCCGGCGGGGCGGATCCTCACGCCGGAGTGCGGTCGTGGTGGTGCGTCGGGCGTGGCGTGGCGGGTGCACCGTCGGCCCCGGGCCGGGTGGGGTGGATCCTCGCGCAGGACCCGGGTGGCGCGGCGGGTGCACCTTCGCCCGGTCGGGTGGGGCGGATCCGCGTGTGGTGCTGTGTCGGGTACGGGTCGCCTCGGGGCGCGCTGCGTCGTGTGCGGGCCGTGTCGCGTCGTGCCGGGTGGGAGGGGGCGTGGCGTCGGTCTAGGCTGCAGGTCCACTGTGCGGGAGGAGTGGCGGATGGCCGGTACGAGGTTGTTGGATCTGGGGCCGCAGGCGCGGGTGGTGGCGGGTCTGGTGGTCGCGGTTCCCGATGCCCGGCTCGCCGATCCGACCCCTTGTCCGGCTTATACGGTCGGTGATCTGTTGAGTCACCTCGCAGGTTTGTGTGTCGCTTTCCGTGATGCGGCGCGTAAGGATCTGGGTGCGACCACGGACACAGCCCCCGGTCCGGTGGTGCCCGTGTTGTCCGCCGGTTGGCGGGAGGAGCTGCCGGGGGTGTTGGGTGAGTTGGCCGGGGCGTGGCGGGATCCGGCCGCCTGGACGGGTGTGACCCGTGCGGGTGGTGTGGATCTGCCGGGTGCTGTCGCCGGTGCGGTGGCGGCGGACGAGTTGGTGGTGCACGGGTGGGATCTGGCCCGGGCCACCGGCCTGGACTACGTGCCCGATCCGGCCGCGTTGCGGGCCTCGTACGCGTTCCTGTCGGCGGCCGCGGCGGAGGGGGACCGGGGCGGGGGCATCTTCGGTCCCGTCGTGCCCGTATCGGAGGACGCCCCGCTGCTGGACCGGGTCGTGGGTCTGAGCGGGCGCGATCCGCTCTGAACGCCGCCGGCCCCGTGACGGGGGGCCGGGCCTCTTTTCTGGCATGTCGCTGTGGGGGCCGGCCGTTTCGGGTGGTGCTGTCGGCGTGGGTGTGTATCCGGGTATCCGGGTCTTGACGTTCACGGGGTCGCGCATCCGGGCGGGGGGAGGGCGGGAGTCGGGGCCGGTGGTGGGAGTGGTCCGCCCGGCATCGGGCCCGCAGGCGAATTCCCGGTGCGGGGGTTGGGTGCGGTTGATGCGGTTGCCTTCGAGTCGCGGGGTTCGTTGCCCCGCGTGTGACGGGGCGGGGAGGGGGGTGGGTGGGGATCGGGATCCTGGCGAAGGTGTGTGCCGAGGCGGGGTGTGAGGCAGGCGGCCGTGTCCTTGCGGCCTGACGCGGCGCGGACTGCCCGCGGGCGGTCGGGAGGTCCGGCCGGTGGCCGGTGCTCAGGACCGGTGCCGGACGCGAACGTCCAAACGTTCACCACCCATCGGTGTCTTCGCCGACTCCGTCCGCCAAGACGTCCACGCCGCTATCGCCGGCCTCACCCTCCCCTGCAGCTCCGGCATCGTCGAATGACACGTCGACGCAATCGCGACGATCAAGCGTCAGACGTGTGGCCGAGCCTCGTTCACCCTGCTCAGGGCCTGCATCCTTCTTGGGGCACAGTCGTCGCCGAACGGTGCCGGCAACCGGCGTGATCCCCCGCTTCGATCATGTGGTCGGCGCGGGGAGGGGAAGATGACGGACATGAACGTCGAACAGGCTGTCACCGAGATCGGGAACACCGAAGAGATGCCCGGCCTGCACATGGCCTGGCGCGGGCCCCGCCTGGGGTTCTCGGTTGCCCGGTCCGGCCGGTGGTTCCCGCCGGTGGTTCCCGCCTGTGGTTCCTGTCCGTGGTTCCCGGGTCCTTGGCGCTTGGCTCGGCCTGTGGCCTTCGGGTGGGGGTCCCGGTTCCTCGCCTTCTGGTCCTTTCGTCCTGGTTTTGTGTGGTTGTGGGGTGGTCGGGGTTGGTGGTCGGTCGTTTCGAGGGTGGTCGGTGGTTTCGTGGTGGGTCGGGGTGGTGACGTCGGGTGAGTTTTGGGGTGTTGGGGGGTGAGGCGTCCCATAGGGCGTGGGTCACATACGAATCGGGTTAGTGGTCGGGGTGGGTGCCTGTGTGGGGCGGGTGGAGGGGTTGTGAGCTGCGGGGTTCGGGTTCGGGTCGGGGTGGGTGGTGGGGGTGGTGACTGCGAGGGTTGTTAGTAGGTGGGGTCGTTGCCGGGAGGGTGGGGCGTCTGTAGAACTGGATGTGTCGCCAGGCGGCACGGGTGTTCGACCCGCCGCCGACGAACCCCTCTCCACCGTGTGAGTGGCTCACGCATGTCTTCGACGTGCCTGCGACCGCCCCTGTTCCCTGTGGAAGGTTTTTCTCCGTGTCCAACACCGTCGTCCGCCGTATCGCCGCTTCGAAGAAGGCCCTCGCGGGCACCGTCGTCGCCCTGGGTGTCGCCGGTTCCATGCTCGCCACGGTTCCCGCCCAGGCGGCCCCGACGAGCGCCAAGGCGATCGCGCAGCAGATGATCAAGGACCCGGCCCAGTTCGCCGCGTTCGACAAGATCATTTCGCATGAGAGCGGCTGGGACCACACCGCGACGAACCCGTCGTCCGGCGCGTACGGTCTGGCCCAGGCCCTGCCGGCGTCGAAGATGGCTTCCGCCGGTGCGGACTGGAAGACCAACCCCGCCACCCAGATCAAGTGGGGCCTGGACTACATGAACGACCGCTACGGCAGCCCGGTCGGCGCCTGGAACTTCTGGTCCGCCAACCACTGGTACTGAGCCGCCGGCAGGTAGCACGCATGCACGCGCCCGGTCCGGGTTCCCGGTCGGGCGTTCTTGCGTGTCCGGGCCCGTGGTGAGTGGGGCCCGGACTGCACGGACGACCGTTACGGCAGCCCGGTCGGCGCCCGGAACTTCTGGCCTGCCGACCACTGGTACTGAGCCGGCAGGCAGGTAGCACGCATGCACGCGCCCGGTCCGGGTTCCCGGTCGGGCGTTCTTGCGTGTCCGGGCCCGTGGTGAGTGGGGCCCGGACTGCACGGACGACCGTTACGGCAGCCCGGTCGGCGCCCGGAACTTCTGGCCCGCCGACCACTCACTGGTACCGAGCCGCCGGCCAGACCCACGTACGCATGCACACTGAGGCTGATCCTTTGGAGTGGACACCCTGACAATGGATCTTGATGGTCCAGGGAGGGATGTCCAGGTGGGACGCAGGTCTCCGTATCCGGAGGAGTTCAGGAAGGACGCGGTCGCGCTCTACCGTGCCGCCGCCGGGAAGAGGACCTACGCGGCGGGGGCCGCGGATCTCGGCATCACCGCGGAGTCGCTGCGGACGTGGGTGCGCAAGGACGAGGCCCAGGCCGTGCCCGGACGCCGTGACACGGGTGGCGAGGCGGAGGAGCTGGCCCGACTGCGGGCGGAGAACGCCCGGCTGCTGAAGGCCGAGAAAGAGTGGCACCTCGAGCGCGAGATCCTTCGCCGGGCGGCCGCGTATTTCGCGCGGGAGGTGAAGTGAGCCCTCGCCGCTGGGACTTCATCTCCGACAACCGCGCCGGCTTCGGCGTCAAGCGGATCTGCCGGGTGCTCGGGGTGTCCCGCGCCGGCTTCTACCGCCATCTGGCCACCGGGCAGGCCCGCGCCGAGCGCCAGGCAGAGGAGAAGCGGACCGTGGCCGAGATCCGCGCCGTCCACGCCGAGCACGATGGCGCCTATGGTGCCCCGCGCGTCCATGCCGAGCTGCGGGCGAGAGGACGGCGGATCAACCGCAAACGCGTGACCCGGCTGATGCGGGTCAACCACATCGTCGGCCGGCACCTGCGGAAGAAGAAGCGGACGACGATCGCGGACAAGGCCGCGCCGCCCGTGCCGGACCTGGTGATGCGCGACTTCACAGCCGACACCCTCAACACCAGGTGGTGCGGCGACATCACCTACATAGCCGTCGGCACGACCTGGCTCTATCTCGCCACGGTGATCGACATCTGCTCGAGGCGCGTGGTGGGCTGGTCAATCGCCGATCACATGCGGACCTCGCTGGTCACCGACGCGATCGAGATGGCCGTGGCTGCCCGCTGCGGCCGGGTGGACGGCGTCGTCTTCCACACCGACAGGGGTGCCCAGTACAACGCGGCCGCCTTCGCCGACGTCTGCCGCCGGCACGGCATCCGCCGCAGCATGGGCCGGATCGGCTCGAGCTACGACAATGCCCTGGCCGAGTCGTTCTTCCAGGGCCTCAAACGAGAACTGCTTCACGGAAGACGCTGGACCTCGAAGGCGCAGACACGGCTTGAGGTGTTCCGCTGGCTGTCGTACTACAACAGGCGCCGTCGGCATTCCGCTCTCGGATACCTCACACCAGCCGAGTTCGAACAACAACTGATCACGTCACGTACGCTGTCACTCGCCGCATGAAACCCGGTGTCCACTCCCCGGGATCAACCTCACTCGAACTGCGGCACCGCCAGCGCGCGAGAGCCGAAGACCGCATCCGGGCCGCGCGAGCCACCGGCCTGCGCAACCTCCCCCTCCACGACACAGCGCAGAACCAGATCTGGCTGGAGATCGTTCAGATCGCCCTCGACCTGCTCGCCTGGATGCCGATGCTGCCCTCACCGGCACCGCCCGGTGCTGGGAACCCAGACGCCTGCGGCTGTTCTCCACCGCCGCCCAGCTCGTCACCACCAGCCGGCGCCGCATCCTCCGCCTCTCCCGGCACTGGCCCTGGACTGACGTGATCAACGATGCCCTGGCACGACTCCAAGTCCTCCCGAACCCAGGCTGACCAGCACCTTCCCGTCCCTGCGAGCAGCCCCACACCACCGGAGCCGTGGAACCCGGCGCCCACCCGACGCGACAGCCGGGCCATCCGCCTGCCCGCAATCAAGCCCGGACACCGAAACGGTCCGCCAGCGAAACCGACGGACCGTCACGAAAGATCGAGGCTAGTCCGATGCGAGGACGGTCTTTTCCCGAAGAAGGCGCACACTGTCCATGAGGGATTTCACGCGGGTTTCGTCAACCGGATTTCCGGCGATCCCGTCGACCTTGAAGTAGCTGCCGACAATGAACCCGTCGGCCTCTTCGTAAATCTCCGGCAAGTTCTCGGGCGTAACACCGCTGCCTACCAGGATCATGCTCCTGCTCGCCTGGCGAGCGGTCACCAAGTCTCCAGACTTCGTCTGGATTCCGGTGAGCTCACCCGACACGATAATTCCATCAGAGCGCTTCGAAAGATCCCGTACTTCGGTCGCCAAGTCTTGATAGGCGAACGGCTGAGAGTGCTTCACTCGAGCATCGGCGAGAATCGCTACATCGCTCTGGAGTGTGCGTCGAAGCCGAAGGGTCTCGTGGCTATTTCCGACGACGACACCCTGCTCGGAGAGAACTGCACCGACGTGGACGTTCACGCGGATGAACGAAGCGCCAGTAGCTGCAGCGATGGCGAGTGCCGCCGTTGCATCGTTCCTCAGCACTGCCACGCCTACAGGAACGTCAGCCATTCGTACGACTTCCCGAGTGACACCGGCAATCGTGGCCACCGTCTCGGGGGGAACAGTCCCTGGATAGAAGGGCTGATCCCTGAAGTTTTCAACGATTAGGGCGTCAACTCCGTGCCGCAAAAACACCTCGGCCTCTCGGAGCGCCGTCTGGTAGATGTTTTCCACGTCGCCGTCGTAGAGTGGCGAACCAGGAGTCGGCCGAAGGTGCACGCAGGCGATTACGGCCTTGTCAGGCAGCGTGAGCATTACGACACGTCCTGGATCTCACCCAGGACTCCGAGTGCAGCCTGCCGGCGGTCAGCCGCGTTGAGAATAGTGCGCCCGACGACCAGCAGGGACGAGCCATCGGCAATCGCCTCAGCGTGAGTGCCTATCCTCTTGTGGTCGTGGCCACTGACGCCGGGCGAGCGGGCACCAGGCGTGACAAAGAAGAAGTCTTCGGGAAGGTCAGACCGAATCGCCTTGATCTCCGTCGGAGAGCAGACGATCCCGTCCAGCCCTGCCTCTGCAGCGAGCAGGGCCCTCCGGCGGACCTCGTTCTCGATCGATCCGGAAATGTTCAGGTCGCCGTTGAGTTCTTCCTGATCAACGCTGGTGAGGAGGGTCACGCCAACCAGCTTCGGCCGCTGGACTCCGAGCTCCTGAGCTGCCTTGTCAGCCGCATCCACAGCCGCCCGCATCATCGCCAGGCCCCCAGCAGTGTGGAGTGTGACCAGATGAGCGCCCAGGTGGGTGACTGATTTCCCATACCCTGCCAGGGTGTTCGGGATGTCGTGCAGCTTGAGGTCCATAAAGACCTTGACGTCCCGGTCGAGAATCTCCCGGACCAGCTCGGGACCATGGAGCGTGAAGGCAGAATTCAGCTTGAAGTACCCAACCAGGTCCTTGAGCTCATCCACGATCCGGAGGATCTCTGCTCGATCTGAGAGATCGAGGGCCAGACAGAGTCGTTCCCGAGCCGTAGGGTTGCCAGCAGTCTCAATAGAGGACATTGTCTACTCTACTCCTGTGATTTCTTCTGCAGTTGATTTAGATCGACCCAAGCAGCACGTTGTGGGCCGCAAGGATTCTATCATTCTCCGACTAGAATCCTACGAAATATCTCGACAGCAGATTC comes from Streptomyces virginiae and encodes:
- a CDS encoding IS3 family transposase (programmed frameshift), producing MGRRSPYPEEFRKDAVALYRAAAGKRTYAAGAADLGITAESLRTWVRKDEAQAVPGRRDTGGEAEELARLRAENARLLKAEKGVAPRARDPSPGGRVFRAGGEVSPRRWDFISDNRAGFGVKRICRVLGVSRAGFYRHLATGQARAERQAEEKRTVAEIRAVHAEHDGAYGAPRVHAELRARGRRINRKRVTRLMRVNHIVGRHLRKKKRTTIADKAAPPVPDLVMRDFTADTLNTRWCGDITYIAVGTTWLYLATVIDICSRRVVGWSIADHMRTSLVTDAIEMAVAARCGRVDGVVFHTDRGAQYNAAAFADVCRRHGIRRSMGRIGSSYDNALAESFFQGLKRELLHGRRWTSKAQTRLEVFRWLSYYNRRRRHSALGYLTPAEFEQQLITSRTLSLAA
- a CDS encoding transglycosylase SLT domain-containing protein, giving the protein MSNTVVRRIAASKKALAGTVVALGVAGSMLATVPAQAAPTSAKAIAQQMIKDPAQFAAFDKIISHESGWDHTATNPSSGAYGLAQALPASKMASAGADWKTNPATQIKWGLDYMNDRYGSPVGAWNFWSANHWY
- a CDS encoding BtpA/SgcQ family protein, translated to MLTLPDKAVIACVHLRPTPGSPLYDGDVENIYQTALREAEVFLRHGVDALIVENFRDQPFYPGTVPPETVATIAGVTREVVRMADVPVGVAVLRNDATAALAIAAATGASFIRVNVHVGAVLSEQGVVVGNSHETLRLRRTLQSDVAILADARVKHSQPFAYQDLATEVRDLSKRSDGIIVSGELTGIQTKSGDLVTARQASRSMILVGSGVTPENLPEIYEEADGFIVGSYFKVDGIAGNPVDETRVKSLMDSVRLLREKTVLASD
- the pyrF gene encoding orotidine-5'-phosphate decarboxylase, which codes for MSSIETAGNPTARERLCLALDLSDRAEILRIVDELKDLVGYFKLNSAFTLHGPELVREILDRDVKVFMDLKLHDIPNTLAGYGKSVTHLGAHLVTLHTAGGLAMMRAAVDAADKAAQELGVQRPKLVGVTLLTSVDQEELNGDLNISGSIENEVRRRALLAAEAGLDGIVCSPTEIKAIRSDLPEDFFFVTPGARSPGVSGHDHKRIGTHAEAIADGSSLLVVGRTILNAADRRQAALGVLGEIQDVS
- a CDS encoding TIGR03086 family metal-binding protein; its protein translation is MAGTRLLDLGPQARVVAGLVVAVPDARLADPTPCPAYTVGDLLSHLAGLCVAFRDAARKDLGATTDTAPGPVVPVLSAGWREELPGVLGELAGAWRDPAAWTGVTRAGGVDLPGAVAGAVAADELVVHGWDLARATGLDYVPDPAALRASYAFLSAAAAEGDRGGGIFGPVVPVSEDAPLLDRVVGLSGRDPL
- a CDS encoding transposase family protein, with product MTNTKERAEDNLPLVYQCRLPLSARTVNHLADLIRRHLKTIRSRWRILPPGKIAVIVLAVLRHDQRLADMAGGNGVSESTVRRWHDELTGLLAAQAPRLDRVLKKVDKQGGELVLIDGTLIRTQRRTGSADRRNYSGKHRTHGLHFLALTDEYGRLIWISAARPGRTHDNTAARHDHILPHLRAAGLGALADLGFRGLDNDILDPVIVTGYAASRTHKLTPGEKEANCVLAVGRAPVEHGFAHLKNWRILTKLRTDPARATQLLRALLVLTNLEVNR